One window from the genome of Maylandia zebra isolate NMK-2024a linkage group LG18, Mzebra_GT3a, whole genome shotgun sequence encodes:
- the cdh12a gene encoding cadherin-12a: MITKRYVTIFLVGSCLLLDHSSQIPLQTSLHNRTSRGAITFSGGGRKNLSLRPSLGEVPSVEGKRRWRRQGRLGTHRIKRGWVWNQFFVLEEYMGSEPQYVGKLHTEMDQGDNAVKYTLSGEGVGSVFTIDQMTGDIHAQVVLDREKKSYYTLKAQAVDVHTGIPLEPESEFIIKVQDINDNEPQFPDGPYSASVPEMSPTGTYVTQVTATDADDPTYGNSARVVYSILHGQPYFSVDPKTGIIRTALANMDREVKEEYQVLLQAKDMGGQLGGLASTTIINITLTDVNDNPPRFTKSIFNLHVPESASLGAAVGRIQAQDLDVGSNARVEYAIVPGDEGNVFDIICNGQSQEGIIVLKKTLDYETQASYTFKVEAFNAELDPRFLHLGPFKDSVTVEINVLDVDEPPVFTTPYYSLDVYEDTPPGTIIGSVTAYDLDASSSAVRYSLEWQTGSDSFFDIETVEGIISTNEYLDRETAVQHNITVVATKLNNPSLSAEVLVKVNVLDVNEFPPQLTAPSDTFVCENSRAGQVIQTVGAVDEDQPPVGQRFFFKSSKELRNRNFTVRDYGNNTAGIVTRHSAFQRRLQDVYILPVVVEDSGYPAQSSTATLTIRVCSCETVGSPLTCSPVAMFLPAELSAQALLAILLSIALLIGMSVLYMSQRPQKVKDTLMRSKEDIRDNVIHYDDEGGGEADTDAFHMGTLCKTDHSSISNKKKNGYGDGILMHLSTHCDNVRSPDIHLQTASFIATGNKPPLFCRGRVTQGDAELIREVIEHRLKESQQGYAALPADSLATYAYEGDGSEARSLSSIEDSFVLDSLGDFSSLGDWGQPFKTLASILDKQPPSLFNES, translated from the exons ATGATAACAAAGAGATATGTCACTATATTCCTGGTGGGATCCTGCTTGTTATTGGACCACTCCTCCCAAATCCCTTTGCAGACTTCCCTCCACAACAGAACTAGCAGGGGTGCCATTACATTTTCTGGTGGAGGGAGGAAAAATCTGAGTTTGAGGCCTTCTTTGGGGGAAGTTCCATCAGTGGAGGGCAAGAGGAGATGGCGGAGGCAGGGTAGGTTGGGAACTCACCGGATTAAGAGAGGATGGGTGTGGAACCAGTTCTTTGTCCTGGAGGAGTACATGGGATCTGAACCTCAGTATGTTGGAAAG CTCCACACTGAGATGGACCAGGGAGATAATGCAGTGAAATATACACTCTCAGGAGAGGGAGTGGGGTCTGTCTTCACCATTGACCAAATGACAGGAGATATACATGCACAGGTGGTGCTTGACAG GGAGAAAAAATCGTACTATACGCTGAAGGCCCAGGCTGTTGACGTTCATACAGGCATCCCTCTTGAGCCAGAGTCTGAGTTTATCATCAAGGTGCAGGATATTAATGACAATGAACCTCAGTTCCCAGATGGACCCTACAGCGCCAGCGTCCCAGAGATGTCCCCAACAG gaACCTACGTGACACAGGTGACTGCCACAGATGCAGATGACCCCACGTATGGCAACAGTGCTCGCGTTGTCTACAGCATCCTTCACGGCCAGCCCTACTTCTCTGTGGACCCCAAAACAG GTATAATTCGGACAGCTCTGGCCAACATGGACCGTGAGGTGAAAGAGGAATACCAGGTTCTTCTCCAGGCCAAGGATATGGGTGGTCAACTGGGGGGACTGgcctccaccaccatcatcaataTCACCCTGACTGATGTCAATGACAACCCTCCACGCTTCACTAAGA GTATTTTTAATCTTCATGTACCAGAGTCAGCATCATTGGGTGCAGCTGTGGGACGAATTCAAGCCCAGGATTTGGATGTAGGCAGCAACGCACGGGTGGAGTATGCCATTGTTCCAGGAGATGAGGGCAACGTGTTTGACATCATCTGTAATGGTCAAAGTCAAGAAGGGATAATTGTTCTGAAAAAG ACTCTTGACTATGAAACCCAAGCGTCCTATACTTTCAAGGTGGAAGCATTTAATGCAGAGCTAGATCCCCGTTTCCTCCATCTGGGGCCCTTCAAGGACTCTGTGACAGTCGAAATTAACGTACTGGATGTGGACGAGCCTCCTGTCTTCACCACGCCTTACTATTCTTTGGACGTGTACGAGGACACTCCCCCAGGAACCATCATTGGCTCAGTGACCGCTTATGACCTGGATGCTAGTAGCAGTGCTGTCAG GTATTCTCTGGAGTGGCAGACTGGCTCTGACAGCTTTTTTGACATTGAGACGGTGGAAGGAATCATATCCACTAATGAATACTTGGACAGAGAGACAGCTGTTCAGCACAATATCACTGTGGTGGCAACCAAACTTA ATAATCCTTCGCTGTCTGCAGAAGTGTTAGTGAAGGTCAACGTCCTGGATGTGAATGAGTTCCCTCCTCAGCTCACTGCTCCTTCAGATACATTCGTCTGTGAGAACTCCAGAGCTGGACAG GTGATCCAGACAGTTGGCGCTGTGGACGAGGACCAGCCCCCTGTAGGCCAGAGGTTCTTCTTCAAGTCCTCCAAGGAGCTCCGAAACAGAAACTTCACTGTTAGAGATTATGGAA ACAACACTGCTGGGATTGTGACTCGACATTCAGCTTTCCAGCGGCGGCTGCAGGATGTCTACATCCTTCCTGTTGTAGTTGAGGACAGCGGTTACCCCGCTCAGAGCAGCACAGCTACCCTGACCATCAGAGTGTGTTCCTGTGAGACTGTGGGCTCACCTCTGACCTGCTCACCAGTGGCCATGTTCCTGCCCGCTGAGCTCAGTGCTCAAGCTTTGTTGGCTATTCTTCTGAGCATTGCTCTGCTGATTG GTATGTCAGTGTTATACATGAGTCAGAGGCCCCAGAAAGTGAAAGACACGCTGATGAGATCAAAAGAAGACATCCGTGATAATGTCATTCACTATGACGACGAGGGAGGTGGCGAGGCTGACACTGACGCGTTTCACATGGGCACCTTGTGCAAAACAGACCACAGCAGCATCTccaacaagaagaaaaatggcTATGGCGACGGCATTCTGATGCATCTCAGCACCCACTGTGACAATGTCAGGTCACCTGACATCCATCTGCAAACAGCCAGCTTCATCGCCACCGGGAACAAGCCTCCACTCTTCTGCCGCGGCAGGGTGACCCAAGGCGATGCTGAATTGATCAGAGAGGTCATTGAACACCGACTGAAGGAGAGCCAGCAGGGGTACGCGGCCCTACCTGCTGATTCACTGGCAACCTACGCATACGAGGGGGATGGCTCAGAGGCGCGTTCTCTCTCATCCATAGAGGACTCTTTTGTACTTGACAGTTTAGGGGATTTTAGCTCGCTTGGCGACTGGGGGCAGCCATTTAAAACACTGGCTAGCATCCTTGACAAGCAGCCACCGTCTCTCTTTAACGAGAGCTGA